In the Pelmatolapia mariae isolate MD_Pm_ZW linkage group LG10_11, Pm_UMD_F_2, whole genome shotgun sequence genome, AAGAATATAACCAAAATTAATTGTTTGTTCAGTTCTATTTACCCacaacttgttttttgttttgtttttcccccatAAATCAAATAGGTAGTTAGCCTCTTCATTGCAAACCACAAGTGACTTTTGCAAACTTCTAGGGTTTAAAGCAATGACACAGATGTTTACTACTACCCATTTGTCCCTGCCCGTTGGTACCAGTGGTTGGCAGCAGGTCGCTCACCTGTCTCTCTGCCTGTGTGACGGAGACTTTAATCAACACATATATTTGATTTGCCATTAAAATATTAACTGGCTATCGCACCTTCTGTGTTGACTGAACATCAGTACTGCAGGACTAGGATGTTCCCTCTGATTTGTTAAAGGGCAAGAAACACAAAAGACTCATCAGCTCAAAGTGGCAAACATCAGTATAATAAGACTTTGTAATctagagaaagaaaatgaaaaatcaatCCTACATTCTGTTTAAATTAAAGAAGAAGACGTAAAGTAACTCACAGATGTCCTTAACCGCGCATATCATGCTCACCCACCAGGGGGCGTAGTGATGCAGTGACATTAACGGTTTGATTTCGTTTGTCCTGATCTATCTTGGCCCGGTCTGTGTCAGTCCGCTGTAGAGGTTCCCTGGGGAAGGAATGTTCTAACATTTCTGACTCTTCATTTCACGCTTCATTTACCACCACAGTCTCCTAAAACACTAACTGtgatgcatctgtgtgtgtgtgtgtgtgtgtgtgtgtgtgtgtgtgtgtgtgtgtgtgtgtgtgtgtgtgtgtgtgtgtgtgtacttgagcttgttttttctctcctgtTAAAtactctttgtctttctcttactgtacatatgcaaacacacacgcacacacacccatacGTACACAccatacataaatatatatggaTGGACACACACTTAAAGGGTAAATTTTAATTAGTGAATGAGAAACCAGCTTAGAGGAGCTGGAGTCAATAGGTACTGTGTTGTTCTCCAAGGGCAAGCAGAGCATAAGACAGAATGGGCCAGAGTTCTCTTTAATGCGCACTGATATTGATGGTTGAGAGGTTTAAACACACattacacacaaatgcacacccACTAAGTCTGTAactgttgttttatttctaaAGTGAATGCAATtatctctttcctctctctgcgGTGTATCCAGTGTGTATGGCTATGGCTCGGAGACATGCAATAAAAGTGTGTctcacaatgtgtgtgtgtgcgagagagagagaagggagagTTTTTATATTGGAGACACTGTATCTCATAAAGCCTCTGCAGTATCAATATCAGCTTCTTTCATACAGCCACAAAATAGAGAATTTTGCAGCTAAACGTTACTTTTTACTTTGAGCTCGTTTTTGCTACACGCAAACAATAACTGTGAGCATAATGCTCCCATTTATGGATTCATTTGTATAGATCTGAGTGCATAATTGTGTGATAAAATCTTTGCACCCTTTGGTGAAACTGAATATTTCAGTACAGGCAAATCCTTCTGAGATTATTTTTCCAATTTGGCAGCAGAAATTTGCACAGTTTGGCTCAGACAGTGAACTGCCTTTTGGAGCTGAGCTGGTGGTGAAACATCAGATTTGAGACACAGGTTtgaaattacacacacacacacacctgaaagCAGACAACTCTAGCCTTGATGTGTAATAGCTTTTAAGCACAGTGAGGCATTGAGTTGTGTCACCAGAAGCAGTGTGAATGGATGGACACTATCAttacaagcaaacacacacacacaccacgctTGGTTGGTATGAATAGATGGTCTGTCTCAGATTTGTGAGATTGGTTCCATCTGTTGTAGAGAAGGTTGTGGGGTCACACCCCGCCTATTACCTATTTCTCTATCCAATGACACTTTATTCGCCCGACTATAGGTTTGGCAGTGTTCGATGGATGGAGCTAATCTGAGAACGAGAGAGATGGGGAGGAGGGCAAGTAAAAGTAGATACAATATatggacagatggatgaaaGTTACACATACAAACAGGGCTGAGCCAGAGCCTTTCGATATAGGCAGTGCTTGCTAAGATTGAGAGAGAAAGAACAGCAGAAGGCATATCAATCAGAAACCCAAGAAGATTCggcagaggagaaagaagacGGGAAAGAAGTTGAGGAGAGATAGGAGCAGACAGGACACCAAAATGAAGAGGGGGAGAAGGACGGAGAGGAGACGGCGAATGTGGCCCACTGAAGGACAATCATTGTCTATCAGTATGAAGAATTGCCTTTCTTTCTGTCCCTTATGCCCACATGTGagcgcacatacacacagaggaGAACAAGCTGACCTGTAAGGGAGCACTGATTGAATCTTCAGTGGGATTAACAGGGATTTAGCCCAGTGTAATGATATCTGAACGAGTTGATTAGCTATCTGATGACACTGTCGTTTGACCTCTGCAGCACAAGAACACCTGGTAACTCATTGCATTCACTGAGGCTGCATTCAAACAAGGGGGTGAAAAATTGCTACCGTGGGCCTCCTTGAGGCAGCCATCAGGGCTTCTTCTTAGCTAAATGAACCATGAAACTGTGTCACTGTGTGGGCAGACACAGCATGATCAGCTATggttaaaaatctgttttcccATGGTCTGTCCCTCTTAggacagtgccaaatcacacaaGCAGTGGCAAAGGGCAAAGGCTTCCCAAGAAGGCTAAtaaaatccccccaaaaaacaaaacaaatacagtcAGACGTGAAGAAATTTTGGTAATGGTAAAAGGAATGAGCTGatgagtgctgctgctgtctgcctAGTCTGTTCTCATTCTCAGGACATGAAATATTGCCGTTTTACTGACCACAGGCATCACACAGATATAAACAAGGTGTCCTTTGGTGTCAGTTCCATAACACACCAGGTTTATGGCAGCAGTGAGAAGGGTCTCATTCCCAGCTCATCCCATATGTCAACTTGAAAAGGACCCTTTGGCATCACATTTAAAAGCATTGTGTAAGCTTTCATTGTGGAGGTCTAAATTATGATATTCAAAGTCATTTTTGGTCCTAATAGCTAACCAGCAAGGAAAATCGAAAGACAGTCCTGACTGAGAAACTTGTGACTTATTGCACCGGCACACCTAGAAATGTCTACCGTAGATTTTATTGCTCTTCGAAAGAGGACCATCATCGCTCTTTGTCCAATGCTGAGCAGCCAGGCATCCAGGCACTGAATGCTGTCTGTATATGTCTGCAACAGTAGTGACATCTGACAGAACGGCAGAACTTAAGTTCACCAGTTAGCACATTATATCTCTGTTTATTCTTCCAAGaccaaagcaaagatgaaaaaatgTTAGTTTGGTTCTGATTATTATTGTCAATGTGTGGTTATAGCTAagacacttaacactgacccaTGAATCATTCGAGCATTAAAAAATGGACTTTTCTACTAGTACCTCATACGGTACTTTTCTATTCTACCTGAGCACTAAAAGGCTTGTGATACAACATGCTtaattcacacaagcacttttttccctGTGCTTAAGGactttctaacattcacactcagaACCAGGCATCAGAAAGCAACTAACCTAACCAAAGATATTTGAGCTACAGCCACTTTAAGGGATgcatcagtgttgtgtttacacaTAGCAGAAaatttagcaaagaaccaacTTTAATTCCTTGCTTTGTTATTAGCAGACGGTCACAAAAACCTAATTTATTcctattttttacatttaatgtgCGAAAAATTCTAATGATAATACCGTTtgttataaaatgttattaaatattatataaaatatcatttttgcACCAATAAGGTAATTTGCAAAGAGCTGAAAACCTGGGATATCTCTGCATGGTGTTCAATATGGCCTTAAAGAAATTTGAGGAAATTGGACAAGTGGGGCAGATGAGCAGTATCAGAAAGCTATATCGCTGAGCAATAGGCGGAAAAATTCTAAAGTCATCATCCACAAGTTGTTATGTGAAAGACTAATAATCAGTTAATAACGCAGAATGTATGTAAAAGATGAGCACCGTAAATTACAAAATGAGAAGGATTTTGTAATCAGTAAGATGTGAAACTGGTGACTGAAACTATAAACTCATCATGAATTTCATCATGAATCCCTGATTTCCAAATGTCTTTTTAGACCACAGTTCTTGCCTCCTAACCAGAAACAATGTAGTTAAGGCACTTACatgttagctttatttttagctatgtccatctttttaCACAATCTATACTTGATATGTGGGCATTTAAGAGTTTCACTGCATATCAGATTCATTCTTTTCACATTAAATCATCATCCCGAGGACAAAAAAGAGCTTCTATATATAATCTCAACAAGATCAAACAGAGCGACTTGTGAACTGGAAGCAGTCCTCTTGGTGAAGAAAATCCataaacagacaaaagaaattaaatattgcATTTACAGGAATGGTCCACAGGCAGTCTCATTTTCTGGTGTGTGTTGAACGCCAGCTGTGATGGAAAAAGAGGCCGTCCGCAGAGAGTTTGTCTGTCATCACCAGTCAGATCTTTCCAATCTGTTGTTTAGAACTTGATTTGGATTCAGTGGCACTACTCACGTCTCTAACAGTGTGGTTACGTGAAGATTGAAACTAGAATTTAAGGACATTGGGAGCATCGCCGTTTTTAAGATCTATCCACACATGTGATCAGCGTGAGAGCTGATTTCTGgaagatacaaaaaaaaatcaaagatattttttctttagttgTTTTATCTCTGTAATTTTTAGTACTTCAGCTCTACTAAATGATTTCGTCTGGAGAGAAGCTGTGGAAtcaaaatgaattattttcatCTTGAAATTTTCCGATAACAGTTGATCACTGTTATCGGCATGATATTTACCTTCATGCTGAATCTACTGTGAAACTGATATCCAATATAAACATTGTGCTTCAACAATAATTCAGGTGTTGACGTAGCATCAAACGGATACAGACTGTTAAGTCTTTGTTTACAGGGAGTAAAAAAGTTCACTCTGCTACTTTTGCTGTTCCAATAGGTcagaaacataaatatgaaagtTTCCCTGCTGACTCGGCAGGAGCTGAAGTTTGTCTATTGATCAGCCTACCAGAGCTGCTAGTCCATTTTTCTGACCTGGCATTTGAGACTAGCTCTCTTGAATTTTTCTTACATACTTTAAGATTGCAGATGAATAATGTAACATGACCGCTATCATTAGAGTTTTCCCTGTCTGTTGTGAAGGGCTTGCCCATGTGTCCACATAGTTCTGAGGGCTCCTCTCTGAATGTGAGGGCACAGGTGAAGCCAGTGAAGCTGTGAGTCTGATCTGGTAATAAGTTCTGCAAACCTGAACACATGCGGTAACAACTATGTATCCGCTGAAGAGTTAAATGTCCCAAATGATGCTTTCCTTGCTTTATGCCCTGTTTACGTTCAATAGGCCCAATAATGTAGGTGAAAAGCTGCCCTGTAAAAAAATTCCATGTGCTGGATGTGAAATAAATGTGTACAGCTCCACCTCCACTAAAATGTGACattgaaaaaaaactgagacaaACTGGATGAAAATAGGCACAAAGACGACTTTAGATCATAGAGTGTGTCTCCACAGGGTATCAGAAACTTTCAGAAAACTGCAAAAGTTCAGCGAGGGAAGTACTAGAAAACAAAACCGACAGAGAAGTCACTCATTGATTTCagccggtgtgtgtgtgttctccaaaaatgcacattttatgCAGTGCAGCAGGTGCCAAATCCTCCATCAAAGCGAGATGAGCCTTTTTATGCACATCACAATCAATTTCTTAATGACGGTTATTATATGATTGAGCTGTAGTCCTCGATTGCTTACATCCTTTGCCATGCCCATACTAAAATTAGTGATAATTATCATCAGCCTGTTTAAATCAGTGTGCTCGTGTTTATTAATGTCTATTACATGCTTTAAGGTAATTATGGATTCTGTTTGCATGGCGGTCAGTGTAAGCTTTCACTCTGTTGTGTCTTTATTAGCCCAACTATAGCAGAAGtatttgtaatttttcattATACTCTTCTTAAACTTGGATTTATGACGACCTCTCAGATGGTAGTGTTTATCCTCCACCACCAGAGTGGCTGAATAAGTTCTCCTGCCGCAGTTCGACTTAATGAAGCCAAGGTTTTGCTCAGAAATGGACACCCTGCTGTGACATCCATGACTCATCATGGGACACAGACTTGGCAGAAAGGGCAGAGCTCTGGCGCACCCAAGTGGAGATGAACTGTGACTGCAAAGACAAGTGCACCATAAAACCTGCAGGTTTCCATTTCTATTGGGTGAGATACGCTCACTTATGCATGCATATGTCTCAAATATTCATATATAAGTCATACAAAAAAGCCTCACATAGCATGTTTGAGgcctgataataatgataatattaCTTCTATAAATCCTGACTCTAAGCACAACATAATACTGTGTAGCTTCTGGCATGTGAGCGCAGCAAAGAGGGCCCAAAATGTAAATGCACACACGCATGCAGACACACTCTGCTGGGCTGTGTGCTTGGGTAGTAGAAAGCTCTGATGACGTTCATTAATCACGGTGTTGAGGTTTTGATGCCACAGCAGGAACGGCTCATGGATAAACTATACTGCCTTCATCAGCTTCACTCCAGCCCAGAGCTGGAAGAACACTCAGTAAGAAGTGCAGAAGGACTGAAgcactgtgtttgtctttctggAACATACCACCCAGTGTGATAGTGTTATTGGTGTTTTAGCTGCTGTTAAACAGCAATGGTGATCTTATGAGAAATAATATATGTTTTATATACAGGCTTTAGCTGAACAGGCAGTAGTGGGATCAATTTATTTGTATAGAATAGATGTCAGCTTGTCCTTCATTGATAACACATGGCTTATTGTTTGTATTGGGCTTCAAGACTGAAGGGAGGATACAGGGTAAAGTGTAATTACACATCTTGAGCAAATTAAAAAATCAAGGAGAAACTGAAGAAAATTATTTAGATTGTTGCACCTGTTTCGCTGTCTCAACAGGTCGGACTCACAGCTTAGTGGTCAGCTTAGTGGTTCTTGTCATATTCATGTATCCATATCTGTGCTGTTTAGCctgtatatttattatttgcaTAATAGGAATCACTCTCATGAGAAATACAACAGAAtttattctttaatttttcataAAGCACCATGAAATATCTTATGAAAATGATTGTGGTTGCCTGCCAAGTGCGATTTCTAACTCAGGTAGAGGGGTAAATTGTACATAAAACGCTGCTTGTGGAACCAATGCTATATTTTTGTAAATGATACGTGAAATTAAGTCCATCTGATGATTTGCTGCTTATAAAAATATTGATTACACCTTTTTGGCTTTATCTCTCTTTGACTGTATGACTATCCAAGATGTAAATGAAGATGTAAATTTACACAAATTTCATTTACAAGAGCGTGGGTGGAAAAGAGACTCTCAAACTTTAGCACCACATTCAAGCTAGTTTTAATAGGCACATTATGAAAAGTAACTGAGTCAATGAAAaagcaggggggaaaaaaacaggttAAACATTGCTCTTCTACTCTTCATTTCCACCAATGAAAGCACAGATCATTATAACAAAGTGGGACACAGAAACTTGCATGTAAACAGTTACTACAGCAGGGAGGAAGGAGGAAGAAGGGAGATGTAATGGgaaaataacatttacatttgaggagattttttttaacgaATAAGCAGAAGCACATCCTGTTGCTGACTTCTGAATGAACTTTTCCCACTGGCATATTTACAATGTAACATCCAGCTACTGACAGAAACATGCATCATAAAAAGAATAAGCAATTGCGCAACACAATCTTTCTAGATGAAAGGAAAATCAATTTTGTTTAATTGATTTTGTCACATAGTAACAATTAAGATGTAGCTCACCTTGCTACTAACAACTGTGCAAACGGTTAGCTATAGTCAGCTTCTGATCTCCAGCAACTGTCTAGACTACCTGCTCTCCTCGCTGGCCTGACAGCTTCCTACGCTGACATGAGGTGAGTTCAGGTTTGAACCCGTTTTAGCTTTCAAGCCTTTCTCGACTGTCAGGGCACAATGCACGTTGCCTTTCGAAGAGCGAGATAGCCTGTAACAACATCAGTGGGCAGGAGACGGATGTAGGAGAACTCCTCAGAAGATGTGAAGCGCAGCTTTGTCTGTGGGTCTGTGTAGTTTGCCTGAGGAAAGACAAGAGAGATTACTCAGTGTGTTCTTTGTACAAGACTTGGATAAGTAATGCTGTCCAacttaaaacattttcttttttttagcagaaCAGTTACTCACAGGGAGTCCAGAGATGTCTGAGTATTTCTTGGCTGGTTTGAGGGATGGCGGAGCATCAATGTTGTAGTCTACAAACACAGAAGGGTCATAAGATGAACTACAAATTTGAAATGTACTATTATCTGCACTATTTTCACAGAGAAGTGGCTTTTAAAGTCTCATCAGTCTCATTACTAATGCAGCAATTCTCAAACTACTGCATTAAAGATGAGAGTCTCTGCAGGTGGGATGCAGATGACTAGAGCAAAATACAGAGCAAATCTTTATTGGACAAAACAgatcttttgggggggggggcttcttTTTTAAGTGGTAATTTGTGCTTTTGCTTTAAAATGGCAAAGCattctcttttcatttaaaatgtcagctttgttagtcacattttaaatttaaaaaaaaaatgtattttggtaTTAATTTACCAccattttaaaaatggaaatggaATTGTTTATAGctgacaaatgcaaaaatgaccccagttaaaagaagaaactcacagttgggatcattgagctTCCAGGGTAAGGTACGCTCCAATGCCAGAATCTGTTTGAGGTTCTTCCAGGTCCGGTTCTTTTTGCCTGCTGCTGCTCCGCCAATTCCCGAATGCTGCCAAGATtagaaaaggggggggggagaagGAGAATAAGAatttaaagagaaacaaaggAACAGGATGAACTCAAATTCATGCAGACATATGCACCCACCATGAATGTGTGGTCTTTAAATGGTGGAGGCTTTACAGTGGACTCTGTGATGGTGCTGGTTGGACCGCTGTCTGCAGATCCCACGGCCTTCACCTCAGCCACCGTCTCTACTGTTGTCATCTGATGAGACACAACAGTTAGATATACAGCAAACATGTTTGACTTAAGTCACATGTTCAACGTGTTATGCATAAATGGCAAAAGTTGGCTATACCCAGCTTAGACTGAAACCTCAGGCGCTTACAACAAGAAAAATAGTTTACAATCATACCTGAGCAGGAGTAACAATGCAAAagagaatttgtttttttaaaaagaaaatacaaacataaTCTATGACAAAAAAAGCGAAGCACTATTCAACAATGCTACAAAGATATATTAAGTATAATGTGTATTTTTCTTCTAGTATAATATATCATCATGTTTGGTCCTATTATCCTTATTTGTACTTTCTGAATGTTATGCATTGCTTTTCTGCTGTTCTCCACATTTCATCACCTATTGTGTGTGGTCATTTGTCAGGTCAAGTCTAAGTATAACTTCTATGTATTGAAAACAGAATGTTCAATACATAGAAGTGAATAATTATCATATAGTTCAATATCTTAGAGGTTGGACAGATGGGAATTAATAAGAAATACAGATACTACTGATAAAAGGACTCAGCAGCATC is a window encoding:
- the ino80c gene encoding INO80 complex subunit C, with product MASQIPITVKTPPPAASSAAFRGKKRPGSPAVSAAQQSTGNSSKKKKGQPVVTTATTQAQMTTVETVAEVKAVGSADSGPTSTITESTVKPPPFKDHTFMHSGIGGAAAGKKNRTWKNLKQILALERTLPWKLNDPNYYNIDAPPSLKPAKKYSDISGLPANYTDPQTKLRFTSSEEFSYIRLLPTDVVTGYLALRKATCIVP